One region of Camelina sativa cultivar DH55 chromosome 6, Cs, whole genome shotgun sequence genomic DNA includes:
- the LOC104790493 gene encoding extensin-2 isoform X4, producing the protein MRSSSKMGPSAHLISALGVIIMATMVAAYEPYTYSSPPPPYSTPSPKVEYNSPPPPYVDYKSPPPVYSSPPPSPYYSPSPKVEYKSPPPPYVYSSPPPPYYSPSPKVDYKSPPPPYVYSSPPPPYYSPSPKVDYKSSPPPYVYSSPPPPYYSPSPMVDYKSPPPPYVYSSPPPPYYSPSPMVDYKSPPPPYVYSSPPPPYYSPSPKVDYKSPPPPYVYSSPPPPYYSPAPKVDYKSPPPPYVYSSPPPPYYSPSPKVDYKSPPPPYVYSSPPPPYYSPSPKVDYKSPPPPYVYSSPPPPYYSPSPKVDYKSPPPPYVYSSPPPPYYSPAPKVDYKSPPPPYDYSSPPPPYYSPAPKVDYKSPPPPYDYSSPPPPYYSPAPKVDYKSPPPPYDYSSPPPPYYSPAPKVDYKSPPPPYDYSSPPPPYYSPAPKVDYKSPPPPYVYSSPPPPYYSPSPKVDYKSPPPPYVYSSPPPPYYSPAPKVDYKSPPPPYVYSSPPPPYYSPSPKVVYKSPPPPYVYSSPPPQYYSPSPKVVYKSPPPPYVYSSPPPPYYSPSPKVVYKSPPPPYVYSSPPPPYYAPSPKVVYKSPPPPYVYNSPPPPYYSPAPKVVYKSPPPPYVYSSPPPPYYSPSPKVVYKSPPPPYVYSSPPPPYYSPSPKVHYKYPPPPYVYSSPPRPYYSPSPKVVYKSPPHPHVCVCPPPPPCYSPSPKVVYKSPPPPYVYSSPPPPYYSPSPKVVYKSPPPPYVYSSPPPPYYSPSPKVEYNSPPPPSYSPSPKTEY; encoded by the exons atgagatcttCCTCTAAGATGGGGCCTTCTGCCCATCTCATTTCCGCTCTAGGAGTTATCATCATGGCAACAATGGTTGCTGCTTATGAGCCATACACAtacagttctccaccaccaccatattcTACACCATCTCCGAAGGTTGAATACAACTCTCCCCCACCACCATAC GTTGACTATAAATCTCCACCACCTGTatacagttccccaccaccatCGCCATATTACTCTCCATCCCCAAAGGTTGAgtacaagtctcctcctccaccatatgtctacagctctccaccaccaccatactactctccatcccctaaggtagactacaagtctcctccaccaccgtatgtttacagctccccaccgccaccatactactctccatcccctaaggtagactacaagtcttctccaccaccgtatgtttacagctccccaccaccaccatactactctccatcccccatggtagactacaagtctcctcccCCACCGTATGtttacagctccccaccaccaccatactactctccatcccccatggtagactacaagtctcctcccCCACCGTATGtttacagctccccaccaccaccatactactcaccgtctcctaaggtagactacaagtctcctcctccaccatatgtttacagctccccaccaccaccatactactctccagcccctaaggttgactacaagtctcctcctccaccatatgtctacagctccccaccaccacccTACTACTCTCCATCTCCTAAGGttgactacaagtctcctccaccaccatatgtgtacagttctccaccaccaccatactactctccatcccctaaggttgactacaagtctcctcctccaccatatgtctacagctccccaccaccacccTACTACTCTCCATCTCCTAAGGttgactacaagtctcctccaccaccatatgtgtacagttctccaccaccaccatactactcaccAGCCCCTAAG gttgactacaagtctcctcctccaccatatgactacagctctccaccaccaccatactactctccagcccctaaggttgactacaagtctcctcctccaccatatgactacagctctccaccaccaccatactactctccagcccctaaggttgactacaagtctcctcctccaccatatgactacagctctccaccaccaccatactactctccagcccctaaggttgactacaagtctcctcctccaccatatgactacagctctccaccaccaccatactactctccagcccctaaggttgactacaagtctcctccaccaccatatgtttacagttccccaccaccaccatattactctccatcccctaaggtagactacaagtctcctccaccaccatatgtctacagctctccaccaccaccatactactctccagcccctaaggttgactacaagtctcctcctccaccatatgtttacagttctccaccaccaccatactactctccatcccctaaggtagtctacaagtctcctccaccaccatatgtttacAGCTCCCCACCTCCACAatactactctccatcccctaaggttgtatacaagtctcctcctccaccatatgtctacagctctccaccaccaccatactactctccatcccctaaggtagtctacaagtctcctccaccaccatatgtttacagttccccaccaccaccgtacTACGCTCCATCCCCAAAGGTTGTATACAAGTCTCCCCCTCCACCATATGTCTACaactctccaccaccaccatactactctcccgCCCCAAAGGTTGtatacaagtctcctcctcctccctaCGTCTACAGTTCTCCCCCACCACCATACTATTCTCCATCCCCTAAGGTTGTATACAAGTCTCCACCTCCACCATATGTCTAcagctctccaccaccaccatactattCTCCATCCCCTAAGGTGCACTACAAGTATCCTCCACCACCGTATGtttacagctccccaccacGACCATACTATTCTCCATCCCCTAAGGTTGTATACAAATCTCCACCACATCCTCATGTTTGTGTGtgtccaccacctcctccatgtTATTCTCCATCTCCAAAG gtagtatacaagtctcctcctccaccatatgtctacagctctccaccaccaccatactactctccatcccctaaggtagtatacaagtctcctcctccaccatatgtctacagctctccaccaccaccatactactctccatccccTAAGGTTGAATACAA TTCCCCACCCCCACCATCATACTCACCTTCTCCAAAAACTGAGTACTAA
- the LOC104790493 gene encoding extensin-2 isoform X1: MRSSSKMGPSAHLISALGVIIMATMVAAYEPYTYSSPPPPYSTPSPKVEYNSPPPPYVDYKSPPPVYSSPPPSPYYSPSPKVEYKSPPPPYVYSSPPPPYYSPSPKVDYKSPPPPYVYSSPPPPYYSPSPKVDYKSSPPPYVYSSPPPPYYSPSPMVDYKSPPPPYVYSSPPPPYYSPSPMVDYKSPPPPYVYSSPPPPYYSPSPKVDYKSPPPPYVYSSPPPPYYSPAPKVDYKSPPPPYVYSSPPPPYYSPSPKVDYKSPPPPYVYSSPPPPYYSPSPKVDYKSPPPPYVYSSPPPPYYSPSPKVDYKSPPPPYVYSSPPPPYYSPAPKVDYKSPPPPYDYSSPPPPYYSPAPKVDYKSPPPPYDYSSPPPPYYSPAPKVDYKSPPPPYDYSSPPPPYYSPAPKVDYKSPPPPYDYSSPPPPYYSPAPKVDYKSPPPPYDYSSPPPPYYSPAPKVDYKSPPPPYVYSSPPPPYYSPSPKVDYKSPPPPYVYSSPPPPYYSPAPKVDYKSPPPPYVYSSPPPPYYSPSPKVVYKSPPPPYVYSSPPPQYYSPSPKVVYKSPPPPYVYSSPPPPYYSPSPKVVYKSPPPPYVYSSPPPPYYAPSPKVVYKSPPPPYVYNSPPPPYYSPAPKVVYKSPPPPYVYSSPPPPYYSPSPKVVYKSPPPPYVYSSPPPPYYSPSPKVHYKYPPPPYVYSSPPRPYYSPSPKVVYKSPPHPHVCVCPPPPPCYSPSPKAIYKSPPPPYVYSSPPPPYHSPSPKVVYKSSPPPYVYSSPPPPYYSPSPKVVYKSPPPPYVYSSPPPPYYSPSPKVDYKSPPPPYVYSSPPPPYYSPAPKVVYKSPPPPYVYSSPPLPYYSPSPKVVYKSPPPPYVYSSPPPPYYSPSPKVVYKSPPPPYVYSSPPPPYYSPSPKVEYKSPPTPYVYSSPPPPYYSPSPKVDYKSPPPPYVYSSPPPPYYSPSPKVDYKSPPPPYVYSSPPPPSYSPSPKTEY; encoded by the exons atgagatcttCCTCTAAGATGGGGCCTTCTGCCCATCTCATTTCCGCTCTAGGAGTTATCATCATGGCAACAATGGTTGCTGCTTATGAGCCATACACAtacagttctccaccaccaccatattcTACACCATCTCCGAAGGTTGAATACAACTCTCCCCCACCACCATAC GTTGACTATAAATCTCCACCACCTGTatacagttccccaccaccatCGCCATATTACTCTCCATCCCCAAAGGTTGAgtacaagtctcctcctccaccatatgtctacagctctccaccaccaccatactactctccatcccctaaggtagactacaagtctcctccaccaccgtatgtttacagctccccaccgccaccatactactctccatcccctaaggtagactacaagtcttctccaccaccgtatgtttacagctccccaccaccaccatactactctccatcccccatggtagactacaagtctcctcccCCACCGTATGtttacagctccccaccaccaccatactactctccatcccccatggtagactacaagtctcctcccCCACCGTATGtttacagctccccaccaccaccatactactcaccgtctcctaaggtagactacaagtctcctcctccaccatatgtttacagctccccaccaccaccatactactctccagcccctaaggttgactacaagtctcctcctccaccatatgtctacagctccccaccaccacccTACTACTCTCCATCTCCTAAGGttgactacaagtctcctccaccaccatatgtgtacagttctccaccaccaccatactactctccatcccctaaggttgactacaagtctcctcctccaccatatgtctacagctccccaccaccacccTACTACTCTCCATCTCCTAAGGttgactacaagtctcctccaccaccatatgtgtacagttctccaccaccaccatactactcaccAGCCCCTAAG gttgactacaagtctcctcctccaccatatgactacagctctccaccaccaccatactactctccagcccctaaggttgactacaagtctcctcctccaccatatgactacagctctccaccaccaccatactactctccagcccctaaggttgactacaagtctcctcctccaccatatgactacagctctccaccaccaccatactactctccagcccctaaggttgactacaagtctcctcctccaccatatgactacagctctccaccaccaccatactactctccagcccctaaggttgactacaagtctcctcctccaccatatgactacagctctccaccaccaccatactactctccagcccctaaggttgactacaagtctcctccaccaccatatgtttacagttccccaccaccaccatattactctccatcccctaaggtagactacaagtctcctccaccaccatatgtctacagctctccaccaccaccatactactctccagcccctaaggttgactacaagtctcctcctccaccatatgtttacagttctccaccaccaccatactactctccatcccctaaggtagtctacaagtctcctccaccaccatatgtttacAGCTCCCCACCTCCACAatactactctccatcccctaaggttgtatacaagtctcctcctccaccatatgtctacagctctccaccaccaccatactactctccatcccctaaggtagtctacaagtctcctccaccaccatatgtttacagttccccaccaccaccgtacTACGCTCCATCCCCAAAGGTTGTATACAAGTCTCCCCCTCCACCATATGTCTACaactctccaccaccaccatactactctcccgCCCCAAAGGTTGtatacaagtctcctcctcctccctaCGTCTACAGTTCTCCCCCACCACCATACTATTCTCCATCCCCTAAGGTTGTATACAAGTCTCCACCTCCACCATATGTCTAcagctctccaccaccaccatactattCTCCATCCCCTAAGGTGCACTACAAGTATCCTCCACCACCGTATGtttacagctccccaccacGACCATACTATTCTCCATCCCCTAAGGTTGTATACAAATCTCCACCACATCCTCATGTTTGTGTGtgtccaccacctcctccatgtTATTCTCCATCTCCAAAGGCTAtatacaagtctcctccacccccatatgtttacagttctccaccaccaccataccaCTCTCCATCCCCTAAGGTTGTATACAAGTCTTCTCCTCCACCGTATGTCtacagttctccaccaccaccatattaTTCTCCATCCCCCAAGGTAGtatacaagtctcctcctccaccatatgtttacagttctccaccaccaccatactactctccatcccctaaggttgactacaagtctcctcctccaccatatgtttacagctctccaccaccaccatactactcaccAGCCCCTAAGGTAgtctacaagtctcctccaccaccatatgtttacagctccccaccactaccatactactctccatcccctaaggtagtatacaagtctcctcctccaccatatgtctacagctctccaccaccaccatactactctccatcccctaaggtagtatacaagtctcctcctccaccatatgtctacagctctccaccaccaccatactactctccatccccTAAGGTTGAATACAAGTCCCCTCCTACCCCATATGTCTACagttcaccaccaccaccatactactctccatcccctaaggtagactacaagtctcctcctcccCCGTATGTCtacagttctccaccaccaccatactactctccttcccctaaggtagactacaagtctcctccaccaccatatgtttacAGTTCCCCACCCCCACCATCATACTCACCTTCTCCAAAAACTGAGTACTAA